One genomic segment of Triplophysa rosa linkage group LG22, Trosa_1v2, whole genome shotgun sequence includes these proteins:
- the adrb3b gene encoding adrenoceptor beta 3b: MSTNIHPLLVFALALVIFFTVMGNLLVIVAIARTPQLRTPTNVFIISMAVADLIMGCVVQPLGTSVVVTGKWLLGSTVCDFWTSVDVLCVTASIETLCAIAVERYVAVTKPLKHQVLLDKPRVGYIVCVVWMVSSLVSFVPIMNHHSRASDNDSRKCYDDPHCCDFHTNKTYAICSSVVSFYVPLVIMVFVYGKVFAVATRQLKRIHKDRQRFLSVSVEDSEKQYKTDESCGSPLPADLDDRRPSPRPLKHVFREHKALKTLGIIMGLFILCWLPFFLFNIIKAFNREVLSQHVFLFFNWMGYVNSGLNPLIYCHSPEYRTAFQNLLGCKIKRLDSDAMRQHLQTLTSCIHRNSSVRMVCLANKNPTVAQSTNVKDAEVEAPLGSEVQS; this comes from the coding sequence ATGAGCACCAACATACACCCCCTGCTTGTGTTTGCTCTAGCGCTGGTCATCTTCTTCACAGTGATGGGAAACCTGTTGGTCATCGTGGCCATCGCTCGCACCCCTCAGCTGCGCACCCCCACCAACGTCTTCATCATTTCCATGGCCGTTGCAGACCTCATTATGGGTTGTGTGGTGCAACCCTTGGGCACCAGCGTGGTGGTCACCGGAAAATGGCTTTTGGGTTCCACGGTATGCGACTTCTGGACATCGGTGGACGTTCTCTGTGTCACGGCCAGCATCGAGACCCTGTGTGCCATCGCCGTGGAGCGTTACGTTGCGGTGACGAAGCCCCTCAAGCACCAGGTTCTCCTGGACAAACCCCGAGTGGGCTACATCGTATGCGTGGTGTGGATGGTGTCGTCTCTCGTTTCCTTCGTGCCGATCATGAACCATCATTCTCGTGCGTCCGACAACGACAGCAGAAAATGTTACGACGACCCGCATTGCTGTGACTTCCATACCAACAAGACCTACGCCATCTGCTCCTCTGTCGTGTCCTTCTACGTGCCCCTGGTTATCATGGTCTTCGTGTACGGGAAGGTGTTTGCCGTTGCGACCCGACAGCTGAAGCGAATCCACAAGGACAGACAGCGCTTTCTCAGCGTTTCTGTGGAAGACTCggaaaaacagtataaaactgACGAGTCTTGCGGAAGTCCGCTTCCTGCGGACCTAGACGATCGGAGACCCAGCCCGAGGCCGTTGAAGCACGTTTTCAGGGAACACAAGGCGCTCAAGACGCTGGGGATTATAATGGGCCTTTTCATTCTCTGTTGGCTTCCCTTCTTCCTCTTTAACATCATAAAGGCCTTCAACCGCGAGGTGCTGTCACAACAcgtctttttgttttttaactgGATGGGCTACGTTAATTCAGGCCTGAACCCCCTCATCTACTGCCACAGTCCAGAGTACCGGACTGCCTTTCAGAACCTTCTAGGATGCAAAATCAAACGGTTGGATAGTGACGCCATGCGGCAACACCTACAGACGCTGACCTCGTGCATTCACAGAAACAGCTCTGTGAGAATGGTTTGCTTAGCTAATAAAAACCCAACTGTGGCACAGAGCACAAATGTGAAAGACGCAGAGGTAGAAGCTCCTTTAGGAAGTGAAGTTCAAAGTTGA
- the prlhr2b gene encoding prolactin releasing hormone receptor 2b isoform X1: protein MIFVSSRWRLWRSLWRMEGSGWPGENEPPESHVYEVTVVQNTTAPHNHPFADVALLQTFKPLIIPCYVLVVLVGVFGNYLLIYVICRTRKMHNVTNFFIGNLAFSDMLMCVTCVPFTLAYAFSPHGWTFGRFMCYLVFLIQPVTVYVSVFTLTAIAVDRYYATVHPLKKRTSMAACGYLLSGIWVLSCVLVVPAVAHTYHVEFKEEGLTICEEFWLGQETQRLIYAYSTLLLTYILPLSAVCVSYLCISVKLRNCVAPGHRTRDQAEAQRARKRKIFRLVALVVAAFGVCWLPIHVFNVLRDIDILLINKRHFLLIQLLCHLCAMSSSCCNPFLYAWLHDRFRSELRKMFTRHRRIGIPTNQCATASVVL from the exons atgatCTTTGTGTCCAGCAGGTGGAGACTTTGGAGATCTTTGTGGAGGATGGAGGGTTCTGGTTGGCCAGGTGAAAACGAGCCCCCTGAATCCCACGTCTACGAGGTGACGGTGGTCCAGAACACCACGGCCCCTCACAACCACCCGTTCGCGGACGTAGCCCTCCTGCAGACCTTCAAACCGCTCATCATACCCTGCTACGTTCTCGTGGTGCTGGTGGGCGTCTTCGGCAACTACCTTCTGATCTACGTCATCTGCCGCACGAGAAAGATGCACAACGTCACCAACTTCTTCATCGGCAACCTGGCCTTCTCGGACATGCTGATGTGCGTGACCTGCGTTCCCTTCACGCTGGCCTATGCTTTCAGTCCCCACGGCTGGACCTTCGGACGCTTCATGTGCTACCTGGTGTTCCTGATCCAGCCGGTCACCGTATACGTGTCCGTGTTCACTCTTACGGCCATTGCAGTCGACAG GTACTACGCCACCGTGCACCCTTTGAAGAAGCGCACCTCAATGGCGGCCTGTGGGTATTTGCTATCCGGAATCTGGGTGCTGTCGTGCGTGTTAGTAGTGCCCGCCGTGGCCCACACGTATCACGTGGAGTTCAAAGAGGAAGGTCTAACCATCTGCGAGGAGTTTTGGTTAGGCCAGGAGACCCAGAGACTGATCTACGCCTACAGCACGCTGCTCCTCACCTACATCCTTCCTCTATCGGCCGTCTGCGTGTCCTACCTGTGCATCTCCGTCAAACTACGCAACTGCGTCGCCCCCGGGCACCGGACGCGAGACCAGGCCGAAGCCCAGCGCGCCCGGAAACGCAAGATCTTCAGGTTAGTGGCTCTGGTCGTGGCCGCGTTTGGAGTCTGCTGGCTGCCCATCCACGTCTTCAACGTGCTGCGTGACATCGACATCCTTCTCATTAACAAGCGTCACTTCCTGTTGATCCAGCTGTTGTGTCACCTGTGCGCGATGAGCTCGTCCTGCTGCAATCCCTTTCTGTACGCGTGGCTGCATGACCGTTTTCGCTCGGAGCTCCGCAAGATGTTCACGCGTCACCGTCGCATCGGCATTCCTACCAACCAATGTGCCACAGCCAGCGTGGTACTGTGA
- the anxa4 gene encoding annexin A4: MAALGNRGTVTEASGFSADEDAQKLYSAMKGAGTNEATIVEILPRRTIAQRQKIKEAFKRTVGKDLIDELKSELTGNFEKVVVGLLMPAPVYDSYELRNAIKGAGTEEACLIDILASRNNAEIREIIATYKRECQKSLEDDVCGDTSGMFQRVLVSLLAAGRDESFKVDDAQVAQDAKDIFEAGEARWGTDEVKFLTVLCARNKNHLIQVFKDYQKISGRDIEESIKREMSGCLEDVFLAIVKCLKNKPAFFAERLYKSMKGLGTTDSVLIRIVVSRAEIDMLDIKAEFLRMYGKTLGSFIKGDTSGDYRKILLELCGGEK, translated from the exons ATGGCAGCG TTGGGAAACCGTGGAACTGTGACCGAGGCTTCGGGCTTCAGTGCAGATGAAGATGCTCAGAAACTCTATAGTGCTATGAAAGGAGCTG GCACCAATGAGGCAACCATCGTTGAGATTCTGCCTCGTCGCACTATTGCGCAGCGCCAGAAAATCAAGGAGGCTTTCAAACGGACCGTCGGAAAG GATCTAATTGATGAATTGAAGTCTGAGCTCACTGGAAACTTTGAGAAGGTCGTGGTCGGCCTGCTGATGCCTGCGCCGGTGTACGACTCGTATGAACTGAGAAATGCCATCAAG GGCGCAGGTACAGAGGAAGCCTGTCTGATTGATATCTTGGCCTCCAGGAACAATGCTGAGATAAGGGAAATCATTGCTACTTACAAGAGAG AATGTCAAAAAAGCCTTGAGGATGACGTCTGTGGAGACACTTCTGGAATGTTCCAGAGAGTCTTGGTCTCTTTACTCGCG GCTGGCCGTGACGAAAGCTTCAAGGTAGATGATGCTCAAGTTGCCCAGGATGCAAAG GACATCTTTGAGGCGGGCGAGGCTCGCTGGGGAACGGATGAGGTCAAGTTCCTCACCGTTCTGTGTGCGAGGAACAAAAACCACCTAATTCAAG TGTTTAAAGACTATCAGAAGATTTCAGGACGGGACATTGAAGAGAGCATAAAGAGAGAGATGTCTGGCTGTCTGGAGGACGTTTTTCTAGCAATAG TGAAATGTCTGAAGAATAAACCGGCATTTTTTGCTGAAAGACTCTACAAGTCAATGAAG GGCTTAGGCACCACAGATAGTGTGTTGATCAGGATCGTGGTGTCTCGTGCAGAGATCGACATGCTGGACATCAAGGCCGAGTTTCTCAGGATGTACGGAAAAACCCTGGGCTCCTTTATAAAG GGGGACACATCCGGGGATTATCGTAAAATCCTGCTGGAGCTGTGCGGCGGGGAAAAGTAG
- the prlhr2b gene encoding prolactin releasing hormone receptor 2b isoform X2, translating into MEGSGWPGENEPPESHVYEVTVVQNTTAPHNHPFADVALLQTFKPLIIPCYVLVVLVGVFGNYLLIYVICRTRKMHNVTNFFIGNLAFSDMLMCVTCVPFTLAYAFSPHGWTFGRFMCYLVFLIQPVTVYVSVFTLTAIAVDRYYATVHPLKKRTSMAACGYLLSGIWVLSCVLVVPAVAHTYHVEFKEEGLTICEEFWLGQETQRLIYAYSTLLLTYILPLSAVCVSYLCISVKLRNCVAPGHRTRDQAEAQRARKRKIFRLVALVVAAFGVCWLPIHVFNVLRDIDILLINKRHFLLIQLLCHLCAMSSSCCNPFLYAWLHDRFRSELRKMFTRHRRIGIPTNQCATASVVL; encoded by the exons ATGGAGGGTTCTGGTTGGCCAGGTGAAAACGAGCCCCCTGAATCCCACGTCTACGAGGTGACGGTGGTCCAGAACACCACGGCCCCTCACAACCACCCGTTCGCGGACGTAGCCCTCCTGCAGACCTTCAAACCGCTCATCATACCCTGCTACGTTCTCGTGGTGCTGGTGGGCGTCTTCGGCAACTACCTTCTGATCTACGTCATCTGCCGCACGAGAAAGATGCACAACGTCACCAACTTCTTCATCGGCAACCTGGCCTTCTCGGACATGCTGATGTGCGTGACCTGCGTTCCCTTCACGCTGGCCTATGCTTTCAGTCCCCACGGCTGGACCTTCGGACGCTTCATGTGCTACCTGGTGTTCCTGATCCAGCCGGTCACCGTATACGTGTCCGTGTTCACTCTTACGGCCATTGCAGTCGACAG GTACTACGCCACCGTGCACCCTTTGAAGAAGCGCACCTCAATGGCGGCCTGTGGGTATTTGCTATCCGGAATCTGGGTGCTGTCGTGCGTGTTAGTAGTGCCCGCCGTGGCCCACACGTATCACGTGGAGTTCAAAGAGGAAGGTCTAACCATCTGCGAGGAGTTTTGGTTAGGCCAGGAGACCCAGAGACTGATCTACGCCTACAGCACGCTGCTCCTCACCTACATCCTTCCTCTATCGGCCGTCTGCGTGTCCTACCTGTGCATCTCCGTCAAACTACGCAACTGCGTCGCCCCCGGGCACCGGACGCGAGACCAGGCCGAAGCCCAGCGCGCCCGGAAACGCAAGATCTTCAGGTTAGTGGCTCTGGTCGTGGCCGCGTTTGGAGTCTGCTGGCTGCCCATCCACGTCTTCAACGTGCTGCGTGACATCGACATCCTTCTCATTAACAAGCGTCACTTCCTGTTGATCCAGCTGTTGTGTCACCTGTGCGCGATGAGCTCGTCCTGCTGCAATCCCTTTCTGTACGCGTGGCTGCATGACCGTTTTCGCTCGGAGCTCCGCAAGATGTTCACGCGTCACCGTCGCATCGGCATTCCTACCAACCAATGTGCCACAGCCAGCGTGGTACTGTGA